The sequence below is a genomic window from Lolium perenne isolate Kyuss_39 chromosome 4, Kyuss_2.0, whole genome shotgun sequence.
AGAATAAAATTTTCATCTTGAGATTTTACATAGCGGTAGAGTACATCATTGTCTACATCTAGATtattttttcggaattttttgaaattattgtTGAATTCGAATTTTGAAAAAAAACACGAGAGGATACATTTGGGATTTCCGCACGTTCGTCCCCATTCAAAACTTTAAAACTTCTATGTCCCCTTTTAGTCATGATATGTTAGATGCGTTAATTAAAATTAAGGACACTGCCACTTTAGTTGGCAAGTTTTGCAAAATATATGCTAAAAATGACTAAGTCATCTGAATCTTGCCATACCAAATGGTTTGACCAACCTTTTTGTACCCAAAGATCGAAAACATTCTCGAAGGTTCCATCATCATTGTCTAGCCAACTAAAATGGTGTGACCAAGCTATTTGGAGAAAAAAAATATTAAGTTATTTCAGTCTAGGAAGCCAATTAGTCAATTAAGCCATCCATAAGGTTCCTAAAAGTTGAAAGTTTTTAAGACTCCGGAATTAGTTTCGAGTTTGGTAAAAGGCCACCCAGTTAAGGAAATACATTTATTTCATTCCAGTTAAGAGTAAATCACATAAAACTATCACATTTCGGGCTAGGTCAACAAGTGAATACCTATTTTGTAAATGTTTGCAAAAAACTACCGACATTGAGGCACTAATACCTATTTATGACTCCATAGTCATAAATCGCACTAATTTCCGTTTCACACAGTTTTAAATGTAAATCAAgctagtgggtcccacatgtaagTGTTGAGTTGGAGCACAAGTGAGGAAGAGCTAAGATGGAGGTGAGACCCACTTGTCAGCCCTCTTCTCATGACTCTTCGTTGCCACAACCCACCGAAAATCACAAAAATCTCTACTCAAATTGTCCATGCACGCTACCAAATTCCCCACCATGGCGTGCCTCTCCTCCGCAGGCGCGTTTCTCCTGCATCTATGGTACTTGCTAGCGCAACACCATCCATCAACAAGTAGTCTTCCAGCGACATCGAATACTCCTGCTAGCATCAAGCTCACAGCCCTTCGATCTAGGTTTCATGAGCGTCACCGGCGTCGCCCAGGCCCACCCTTGCTACCGGATGGCTCCCCATTCTATTCGTACATGGAGGTGAGCGTCGGAGCTTGAAGATGGTGGCGGACATGTCCCCGGGAGGCCCATGCGTCCCGTAGGAGCCCATCAGGTTGTCACCGCTGGCGCACACCTCCGGGTCCACTTTGGAGGCATGCGAGTTTAGCACCAACGAAAATTAGTGCAATTTCTGACTCCATGCCTCAATGTTGGCATTTTTGCGAAAATTAACAAAATGGGATATGCTAGTTCTCAGCTAACTTCGTGCTCAGTGAAATTCTACATGTCATTTGATTTGCACCATGATTCGTGCTAGTCATGAGTTGCACCATTATTTGCAACTGAGATTTGGTAACATCATTTCACCGAGAAACAGTTCCACACTAACAAAATAGATATTGACAAATTGATGCAGTCCAAAATGTCATAGTTTTATGTAATTTATTCAAAAAAACTGATAGAGTAATTTACTTCAATTATGAAGAAGGAAATATCCACAGATTCTGCCAGAGGCAGACGCAGGAGAGACGAAAAAAGAAAACGCCGTACACGTCAGCACACACATGGCAGTACGGCAGGGTGTCCCTCTCTTGTTGGTTCATCCCAATTCCTACCACTCCTGCCCACGCACCACTGTCAGACTGCCAGCGCGCTCTGCTGCATCGTGCCAAAAACTATCTTGCTGGCTAGCTGTGCTGGTCTCTGGCTCTGCTGGACTGGACGGGTGGGTGGGCCCCACCACCTCTTCTCCACCCCAGCTGCCGCTGCCACAGACAGCGCTCCatccaaatccgcaccgccgtccGATCAGATCCCACCTCTCGCTCACTCACACGCTCCACCCAAAGCGTCTCTGCTCTGCTCTGCTCCTTATATTTCAAAGCCCGGCCAAATCCCCtgctcgtcttcttcttcttcttcttccacctctcctcttcctctcccgttcctcgCGAGCCCAGCAGGATGGAGACCGCCACCATGGCGTggacggcggcggtggccggTGTGGGCCTCGTCTACTGGTTCTTCTGGGTGATGGGCGCGGCGGAGGTGAAGGGCAAGCGCGGCGTGGATCTCAAGATGGGATCCATCACGGAcgacaaggtcaaggacaagtacACGCAGTACTGGTCCTTCTTCCGCGCGCCCAAggacaccgccgccaccgccgccgaccgCGAGAAGGTGCCCGCCTTCGTCGACACCTTCTACAACCTCGTCACCGACATCTACGAGTGGGGCTGGGGCCAGTCCTTCCACTTCTCGCCCGCCCTGCCCGGCAAGTCCGACCGCCACGCCACCCGCGTCCACGAGGAGCGCGTCGCCGACCTCCTCAACGCCAAACCAGCCCACCGCCTCCTCGACGTCGGCTGCGGCGTCGGCGGGCCCATGCGCGCCATCGCCGCCCACTCCGGCTCCAAGGTCGTCGGCATCACCATCAACGACTACCAGGTCAACCGCGCCCGCGCCCACAACCGCAAGGCCGGGCTCGACTCCCAGTGCGAGGTGGTGTGCGGCAACTTCATGGCCATGCCCTTCCCCGACGCCTCCTTCGACGGCGCATACTCCATCGAGGCCACCTGCCACGCGCCCAGGCTGCAGGACGTCTACGCCGAGGTCTTCCGCGTGCTCAAGCCCGGGGGACTCTACGTCTCCTACGAGTGGGTCACCACCGCGCTCTACCGCGCCGACGACCCAGCCCACGTCGAGGCCATCCATGGCATCGAGCGCGGCGACGCACTCCCGGGCCTCCGCCACCACGACGAGATCGCGGACATCGCCAGAGAAGTGGGATTCGAGGTCGTCAAGGAGCTCGACCTCGCGCTGCCCCCGTCCCTGCCCTGGTGGACGCGCCTCAAGATGGGCAAGTTCGCCTACTGGCGCAACTCCCTCGTCGTCCGCGTCCTCACCCTGCTCCGGATCGCGCCCAAGGGCGTCGTCGAGGTCCACGAGATGCTCTTCGACaccgccaagcacctcaccctcGGCGGCGAGACCGGCATCTTCTCGCCCATGCACATGGTGCTCCTCCGCAAGCCCGCCGACGCCGCATCAGACGAGAGCAAATAGTTATCACCATTTACTCCCCGACTTGGAAGAGGAAAGGGTAAGAAATAATTGATTGATTTCGCAGAGTTAACAACTACCCGGAGGACAGGTTTAATGGAGTGCTTCAATGCATTTTGATCTTCTTGCCCACAAGATATATCATAGGCACGACGGATGGATGCTTGATTTTTACCCTTGTTCGTGCTAGGAGCTTTCAGTTTTTCCATTTTTTGGACCGGAGAGGTGGATGGTGAGGGGGCTGGATTTAGATTTGTTTCTGCTTTGATTCATCCGTGGATAGATCTCATCTCATCTCGATGTGTATCATCAGCTATGTTTTGTCTGCAACAAGAAGAATTGGAATATGGCATTAAATTATTTACAGAATCAAACCAATTTTCTACTTGTTGTATTCTGTAATCACTGCCGTCCTCTCTTGTTCGCAAGCACGCGCACGGTAAAAGACGTCGGAAGAGACAAACATTCTCGCTTTCCCCGTGTACTGTCGGCATTCTACCTTATCTTTACTCACCCCAGGGCCAAGAAGATCGTCCAAAATTCACTCAAAGCTGTACCACGTGCCAGCCTAGCCGAGGCTGTGGCAGGTGGAGCCCCGTGATCGGATCTCGATTGCATCGACTAAAATCAACAGTGCAAGATCGATTACGATTAGTACTGAAAACAACTGTAGTGGTACTAGTTGGTTTTGGTCGGGGGATGGATGGATGGGGACAATGTGGGTGGGCAcgtgagcgagcgagcgaggtcaCGGAGGTCTATGCGCTCCGCCTGCGCgccatgtttcttttccctgggtGGCGCTGGCGCCGGAAAGCTGACACCTGCTTCCCTGTCCTTTCCCGGCCGTGGCCCCTCGACCGGCCTAGGGAGCGCCACTAGCCTTGGCTCGGCTACTAGAACGTCTAAAATATCCGTTGCAGCATGACAATGGCAGGTGGGGCCTCTCGTGTCAGTAGGCGTGCTGCGAGAGATCATTCATGTCAGCGGTGGTACCGCGCGTGCACTGCGGTGGCACCCACGTTTTGCTATTGAGCAATTTGTACACCAAGTCCCACTAGTTGCATTTTGAGATAATTGCACCACTCATACAACAACTTGTTCTTCATGTACATTTTCATACAAAAactgttgaaatattgggtccACATTTGGTGgtccatactagatttcagatttttcctataaatctcaaagcccacttagtggcagccttgtgagtttgagcccaagttggtggcagctcactagggagtggcaagaggtgggaagtttagtcccacatggaaagttgggaggaagttagaccaccttataaggtgggttgttccaccactagtaagtgagtaagaataggagtgctacacgcgcgcgctcctcctcctagcTCGCTCATCTCGACTCGactcgctcgtggtgagtggattgagcctcgagccgagactttccttaaccgtgggctatctgtaaccgactcgaaacgtgcgTGCGTGCGACGTGGCGtgacccacgttgcctagggtttcctgagcctatataatctcctgcccggctaccgcagaataatatctaatacacgagttagggtttccacctctctctgcttgcgccgccatcgtagtctactccatcccgcgcgccgacgtgcatcggtgaacggga
It includes:
- the LOC127297144 gene encoding 24-methylenesterol C-methyltransferase 2, yielding METATMAWTAAVAGVGLVYWFFWVMGAAEVKGKRGVDLKMGSITDDKVKDKYTQYWSFFRAPKDTAATAADREKVPAFVDTFYNLVTDIYEWGWGQSFHFSPALPGKSDRHATRVHEERVADLLNAKPAHRLLDVGCGVGGPMRAIAAHSGSKVVGITINDYQVNRARAHNRKAGLDSQCEVVCGNFMAMPFPDASFDGAYSIEATCHAPRLQDVYAEVFRVLKPGGLYVSYEWVTTALYRADDPAHVEAIHGIERGDALPGLRHHDEIADIAREVGFEVVKELDLALPPSLPWWTRLKMGKFAYWRNSLVVRVLTLLRIAPKGVVEVHEMLFDTAKHLTLGGETGIFSPMHMVLLRKPADAASDESK